A window of the Citrus sinensis cultivar Valencia sweet orange chromosome 9, DVS_A1.0, whole genome shotgun sequence genome harbors these coding sequences:
- the LOC102612264 gene encoding uncharacterized protein LOC102612264 isoform X1, whose translation MATLAGNVGLKISSRLEFRGLLIPWISKNNAISCVKGRDYSSSFPVRYVPKKSVKIKESENSVPVKGLERNELRKQPDASGLRTEVSNSGRDVKKPLKIYEPKNSVPVNGLQRNELQKQSDASELRTEVSNSGRDVKTSFASHKKFQNHNRMTKNNILLDAAKQEFGEEISCEHGLFEESEVFEEPQEVAEEMKILQQKDFYLQAAKARQDAENLAVKLLATRAFTAVEMRKKLNGKKFPSHVIEAVITDFQSRGLINDSLYAESYSRSRWSSASWGPRRIKQALFKKGISQTDAKKAVNLVFRDGESDEDQESKLGMSKHSIDRLFVQASKQWLRSQGAPKETRKSRIIHWLQYRGFNWCVTSFILKKLESQYPS comes from the exons atggcAACTCTAGCGGGAAATGTCGGGTTAAAAATCTCGTCTCGGCTTGAATTTCGCGGGCTGTTGATTCCTTG gataAGTAAAAACAATGCAATTTCGTGTGTGAAAGGAAGGGACTACAGTTCATCTTTTCCTGTTAGGTATGTCCCTAAGAAATCTGTAAAGATTAAGGAATCAGAAAATTCTGTGCCGGTAAAGGGTTTGGAAAGAAATGAACTGCGCAAACAGCCAGATGCAAGTGGGTTAAGAACTGAGGTTTCAAATAGTGGGAGAGATGTAAAGAAACCTTTAAAGATTTATGAACCGAAAAATTCTGTGCCGGTAAATGGTTTGCAGAGAAATGAACTGCAAAAACAGTCAGATGCAAGTGAGTTGAGAACTGAGGTTTCAAATAGTGGGAGAGATGTGAAGACAAGTTTTGCTTCACATAAGAAGTTCCAAAATCATAATCGAATGACCAAAAACAACATATTGTTGGATGCTGCTAAACAAG AGTTTGGAGAAGAAATTAGTTGTGAGCATGGACTTTTCGAAGAATCTGAGGTATTTGAAGAACCCCAGGAGGTTGCTGAGGAGATGAAAATCCTTCaacaaaaagatttttatttgcaAGCAGCTAAAGCAAGACAGGATGCTGAGAATTTGGCAGTCAAATTACTTGCGACAAG agCATTTACAGCAGTCGAGATGAGAAAGAAGCTGAATGGAAAGAAATTTCCTTCTCATGTAATTGAGGCTGTGATAACTGATTTCCAAAGCAG AGGGTTGATCAATGATAGCTTGTACGCGGAATCATATTCTCGATCTAGGTGGTCTTCTGCAAGTTGGGGACCTAGACGAATCAAGCAA GCATTGTTCAAGAAGGGAATAAGTCAAACTGATGCAAAAAAGGCTGTGAACCTGGTTTTCAGGGATGGTGAATCTGATGAAGACCAAGAATCAAAACTTGGCATGTCAAAGCATTCAATTGATCGTCTATTTGTTCAGGCCTCAAAGCAATGGCTCCGAAGTCAAGGTGCACCCAAGGAGACACGTAAATCAAGGATTATCCATTGGCTTCAGTACCGTGGTTTCAATTGGTGTGTCACAAGTTTCATATTGAAGAAGCTAGAATCCCAGTATCCTTCCTAA
- the LOC102612264 gene encoding uncharacterized protein LOC102612264 isoform X2, with protein sequence MATLAGNVGLKISSRLEFRGLLIPWISKNNAISCVKGRDYSSSFPVRYVPKKSVKIKESENSVPVKGLERNELRKQPDASGLRTEVSNSGRDVKKPLKIYEPKNSVPVNGLQRNELQKQSDASELRTEVSNSGRDVKTSFASHKKFQNHNRMTKNNILLDAAKQEFGEEISCEHGLFEESEVFEEPQEVAEEMKILQQKDFYLQAAKARQDAENLAVKLLATRAFTAVEMRKKLNGKKFPSHVIEAVITDFQSRGLINDSLYAESYSRSRWSSASWGPRRIKQGW encoded by the exons atggcAACTCTAGCGGGAAATGTCGGGTTAAAAATCTCGTCTCGGCTTGAATTTCGCGGGCTGTTGATTCCTTG gataAGTAAAAACAATGCAATTTCGTGTGTGAAAGGAAGGGACTACAGTTCATCTTTTCCTGTTAGGTATGTCCCTAAGAAATCTGTAAAGATTAAGGAATCAGAAAATTCTGTGCCGGTAAAGGGTTTGGAAAGAAATGAACTGCGCAAACAGCCAGATGCAAGTGGGTTAAGAACTGAGGTTTCAAATAGTGGGAGAGATGTAAAGAAACCTTTAAAGATTTATGAACCGAAAAATTCTGTGCCGGTAAATGGTTTGCAGAGAAATGAACTGCAAAAACAGTCAGATGCAAGTGAGTTGAGAACTGAGGTTTCAAATAGTGGGAGAGATGTGAAGACAAGTTTTGCTTCACATAAGAAGTTCCAAAATCATAATCGAATGACCAAAAACAACATATTGTTGGATGCTGCTAAACAAG AGTTTGGAGAAGAAATTAGTTGTGAGCATGGACTTTTCGAAGAATCTGAGGTATTTGAAGAACCCCAGGAGGTTGCTGAGGAGATGAAAATCCTTCaacaaaaagatttttatttgcaAGCAGCTAAAGCAAGACAGGATGCTGAGAATTTGGCAGTCAAATTACTTGCGACAAG agCATTTACAGCAGTCGAGATGAGAAAGAAGCTGAATGGAAAGAAATTTCCTTCTCATGTAATTGAGGCTGTGATAACTGATTTCCAAAGCAG AGGGTTGATCAATGATAGCTTGTACGCGGAATCATATTCTCGATCTAGGTGGTCTTCTGCAAGTTGGGGACCTAGACGAATCAAGCAA GGATGGTGA
- the LOC107176496 gene encoding uncharacterized protein LOC107176496: MPEHFYETGSPFIPAKPPPSSTKREDRVANKASQSWLILIYQAKIADFFRKITVTWSKNLVNHYLCFNVENPYDDQHPYTFKTDLKASQFWNKKGLKNFEIDGKRAFVYWDFRQAKFSSNPAPSSDYYVAIVYEDEIVLLLGDSLNDAYKRTKKRPTFPEATLLCKKQNVYGKKLFCTRALLGDGKEEHDIVIENSLFGPGDPEMWISIDGIWTIRILNLNWRFRGNETISMNDTSIQIFWDVHDWLFNESSSSYGLFIFNPNTIECASSANKESDDSIQGFCHVLYALKMG, from the coding sequence ATGCCTGAACATTTTTATGAAACCGGATCACCTTTCATTCCAGCAAAGCCGCCACCATCATCAACAAAAAGGGAGGATCGGGTGGCAAATAAAGCTTCACAGAGCTGGCTAATCCTCATCTACCAAGCCAAAATTGCAGATTTTTTTCGGAAGATAACAGTTACATGGAGTAAGAACCTCGTTAACCATTACCTTTGCTTCAACGTGGAGAACCCTTACGATGATCAACATCCGTACACCTTCAAGACTGATTTAAAAGCTTCTCAGTTTTGGAACAAGAAGGGActcaaaaactttgaaattgatGGTAAAAGGGCTTTTGTTTATTGGGATTTTCGACAGGCCAAATTCTCCAGCAACCCAGCTCCAAGTTCAGATTATTATGTTGCCATTGTGTATGAAGATGAGATTGTGTTATTGCTAGGAGATTCACTGAATGACGCGTACAAGAGAACCAAGAAAAGACCAACCTTCCCAGAGGCTACCTTATTGTGCAAGAAACAGAATGTGTACGGGAAAAAGTTGTTTTGCACTAGAGCCCTTTTGGGTGATGGGAAAGAAGAGCACGACATCGTCATCGAAAATTCTTTATTTGGTCCGGGAGATCCTGAAATGTGGATAAGTATAGATGGGATCTGGACAATTCGCATTCTGAACTTGAATTGGAGATTTAGAGGAAATGAGACCATCTCAATGAATGACACATCGATACAAATTTTTTGGGACGTGCACGACTGGTTATTTAATGAATCTAGCTCAAGCTAtggattattcatttttaaccCAAACACAATTGAATGCGCATCTAGTGCCAATAAAGAAAGTGATGATTCAATCCAAGGGTTTTGCCATGTTCTGTATGCTCTGAAAATGGGATAA
- the LOC102611671 gene encoding kinesin-like protein KIN-14F, with protein sequence MPQETNYSSSVFTSPCKNLRGLKSVVSNNEASYTEEIINDYELAHRKAEEAAARRYQAAEWLRQMDKGASGTLPKEPSEEEFRLALRNGLILCNVLNKVNPGAVLKVVENPIIAVQATEGAAQSAIQYFENMRNFLVAVKDMQLLTFEASDLEKGGSSSKVVDCILCLKGYYEWKQAGGIGVWRYGGTVKITSFPNRSPSLVGSESTDESFDESESSQYEQLLEFLHLSNEVSLEESKTANALAFLFDRFGLRLLQAYLRESNGIEEFPLNAMIIDTLLGKVVKDFSAVLVSQGTQLGLFLKKILKGEVGSLSKAEFMEAISQYLGRKTSLVSGDHSKFCICGEKREVIQHSISRSCDHAELTDRHQKQLQELKLQYLETKGEVKEIQSNWEEELYRLEHYIKNLEVASSSYQKVLEENRVLYNQVQDLKGTIRVYCRVRPFLPGQSNGQSTVDYIGENGNIMVTNPFKQGKDARKMFLFNKVFAPNVSQEQIYVDTQPLVRSVLDGFNVCIFAYGQTGSGKTYTMSGPDLTAEETWGVNYRALRDLFQISNTRGDMIKYEVGVQMIEIYNEQVRDLLVSDGSNRRLDIRNTAQANGLNVPDASLIPVTSTEDVIELMRIGQKNRAVGATALNERSSRSHSVLTVHVLGRELVTGSILKGCLHLVDLAGSERVDKSEAVGERLKEAQHINRSLSALGDVISALAQKSAHIPYRNSKLTQVLQDSLGGHAKTLMFVHINPEHNAIGETISTLKFAERVSSIELGAARSNKESGEIRELREEISNLKQTLEKKEAELEQLRRGVTRNTSESQKPRAVSPFHTSESQKPRAVSPFHTSESQKPRAVSPFHVPRYGISASLKPGINQPNDDSRSLEPRSTSSGKQRRSRFPSALTDKDPLPKIPLVAEDRLGGSSKPRTSSPSVRRSISTDRGTLLRSRVKADTTENQPISRVPFPARVPVNKSISATPVITSSIEINNSRVYIGSQEPAKQQDNVLDALSSLQKVSHRSKYPEHEDDQIRQALNIRQGGIRKSKPESKAKAKHQLPARFQKSDMGITLLSDMDTGEKMDEARKSDFSEPENEHSFLGSPVHSELKMKKVQQNFSRNSQNLEPSRGLVQPVEPFLAEKLENKLRNAATHQAQEGGKNTSMPEFKRSRSSPRGKFLI encoded by the exons ATGccacaagaaacaaattaCTCAAGTTCAGTTTTCACCTCTCCTTGCAAGAACTTAAGAGGACTAAAGTCGGTAGTCTCCAACAATGAGGCTTCATACActgaagaaattattaatgacTATGAATTAGCCCACAGAAAAGCTGAGGAAGCAG CTGCAAGGAGGTACCAGGCAGCAGAATGGCTAAGGCAGATGGACAAAGGTGCTTCAGGAACCCTGCCTAAAGAACCCTCTGAAGAAGAGTTTCGCCTTGCCCTTCGCAATGGCCTTATTTTATGCAATGTGCTTAACAAAGTCAATCCTGGAGCTGTTCTTAAG GTGGTGGAAAATCCAATTATTGCAGTACAGGCAACGGAGGGAGCAGCACAGTCTGCAATTCAGTATTTCGAAAACATGAGGAACTTTCTTGTGGCTGTTAAAGATATGCAGCTTCTGACTTTTGAAGCATCTGATTTGGAAAAG GGAGGCTCCTCAAGTAAAGTTGTAGACTGCATTCTCTGCCTGAAAGGTTATTATGAGTGGAAGCAAGCTGGAGGAATTGGTGTTTGGAGGTATGGAGGGACTGTAAAGATCACATCCTTCCCGAACAGGTCACCATCCTTGGTTGGTAGTGAAAGTACAGATGAGTCCTTTGATGAATCTGAATCATCACAATATGAACAGCTATTGGAATTTCTCCATCTCTCCAATGAGGTCTCACTTGAAGAATCCAAAACTGCAAATGCTCTGGCATTCCTTTTTGATCGTTTTGGGCTTCGACTTCTTCAGGCTTACCTTAGAGAGAGTAATGGGATTGAAGAGTTTCCTTTGAATGCAATG ATAATTGACACTTTGCTCGGTAAGGTCGTTAAGGATTTCTCAGCAGTACTAGTCTCTCAAGGCACTCAG CTTGGACTATTTCtgaagaaaatattgaaagGAGAAGTTGGTTCTCTGTCAAAAGCTGAATTCATGGAAGCCATTTCACAATACCTTGGACGAAAAACTAGTTTGGTATCTGGTGATCACTCCAAATTCTGCATCTGTGGTGAGAAACGTGAAGTCATTCAGCATTCCATCAGTCGTTCTTGTGATCATGCAGAACTAACAGATCGGCATCAGAAACAACTTCAG GAGTTAAAATTGCAATATCTGGAGACAAAAGGAGAAGTCAAagaaattcaatcaaattggGAGGAAGAACTTTATAGACTTG AGCATTATATCAAGAATCTTGAAGTCGCCTCTTCTTCTTACCAAAAGGTTTTAGAGGAAAACCGTGTACTTTACAATCAAGTCCAAGATCTTAAAG GAACAATAAGGGTATATTGTAGAGTAAGACCCTTTTTACCAGGGCAATCAAATGGACAATCCACTGTTGATTATATTGGTGAAAATGGAAATATTATGGTTACTAATCCTTTCAAACAAGGCAAAGATGCACGAAAGatgtttttattcaataagGTGTTTGCACCAAATGTGTCACAGG AGCAAATATATGTAGATACGCAACCATTGGTCAGGTCCGTTCTAGATGGTTTTAATGTCTGCATATTTGCTTATGGACAAACTGGATCAGGGAAGACATACACAATG aGTGGCCCTGACCTTACAGCTGAGGAAACATGGGGTGTAAACTATCGAGCTCTACGTGACTTatttcaaatatcaaatacAAGGGGTGATATGATAAAGTATGAGGTTGGAGTTCAGATGATTGAAATTTACAATGAACAAGTGAGAGACTTGTTAGTCAGTGATGGCTCTAATAGAAGAT TAGATATACGTAACACTGCTCAAGCAAATGGCCTTAATGTACCAGATGCAAGTTTGATTCCAGTTACAAGTACTGAAGATGTTATTGAGTTGATGAGAATTGGTCAAAAGAATCGTGCTGTTGGTGCTACTGCTCTAAATGAACGAAGTAGCCGTTCTCACAG TGTTTTGACAGTTCATGTCCTGGGAAGAGAGTTGGTAACTGGATCCATTCTTAAAGGTTGCCTTCATCTGGTGGATTTGGCTGGAAGTGAGAGAGTTGATAAATCAGAAGCTGTAGGTGAAAGATTAAAAGAAGCTCAACATATTAATAGATCACTTTCAGCCCTTGGAGATGTCATTTCTGCTCTTGCCCAAAAGAGTGCACATATTCCTTACAGAAACAGCAAACTTACTCAAGTATTACAGGATTCTTTAG GTGGGCATGCTAAAACATTAATGTTTGTACACATAAATCCTGAACATAATGCTATTGGAGAGACCATTAGCACACTCAAGTTTGCTGAGAGAGTTTCCTCCATAGAACTAGGGGCTGCCCGCTCTAACAAAGAAAGTGGTGAAATCCGAGAACTCAGAGAAGAG ATATCGAATCTTAAACAAACATTGGAGAAAAAGGAAGCAGAATTGGAACAACTGAGACGTGGGGTAACAAGAAATACTTCAGAATCTCAAAAACCAAGAGCAGTTTCACCTTTTCATACTTCAGAATCTCAAAAACCAAGAGCAGTTTCACCTTTTCATACTTCAGAATCTCAAAAACCAAGAGCAGTTTCACCTTTTCATGTGCCACGATATGGAATTAGTGCTAGCTTGAAGCCTGGGATAAATCAGCCAAATGACGACAGTAGAAGCCTTGAG CCTAGAAGCACTTCTTCAGGTAAGCAAAGGAGGTCAAGGTTTCCTTCTGCATTGACGGACAAGGACCCATTGCCAAAGATTCCTTTAGTGGCTGAAGACAGATTGGGGGGGTCATCAAAGCCAAGAACATCATCCCCTTCTGTTAGGAGATCAATATCCACTGATAGAGGAACCCTCCTGAGAAGCAGGGTCAAGGCTGACACAACTGAGAACCAACCAATTTCACGAGTACCATTTCCAGCTAGAGTACCAGTCAATAAATCCATCTCCGCAACGCCAGTGATCACATCTTCAATAGAAATCAATAATTCAAGAGTGTATATAGGTTCACAAGAACCGGCAAAGCAGCAGGATAATGTTTTAGATGCATTGTCCAGCCTCCAAAAGGTCAGCCACAGGAGTAAATACCCAGAGCATGAAGATGACCAAATTCGGCAAGCTCTTAATATAAGACAAGGTGGCATTAGAAAAAGCAAGCCAGAGAGCAAGGCCAAGGCCAAGCATCAACTTCCAGCTAGATTCCAGAAATCTGATATGGGAATAACATTGCTTTCTGATATGGATACCGGTGAAAAGATGGATGAGGCTAGAAAAAGTGATTTCTCCGAACCAGAAAATGAGCATTCGTTTCTTGGTTCACCAGTGCACAGTGAATTAAAGATGAAGAAGGTTCAACAGAACTTCTCAAGGAACTCCCAAAATCTAGAACCAAG CAGGGGATTGGTGCAGCCAGTGGAACCCTTTTTGGCTGAGAAACTTGAAAACAAGCTGCGAAATGCTGCAACTCACCAAGCACAGGAAGGAGGCAAAAATACATCAATGCCCGAATTTAAGAGGAGTCGGTCTTCACCTCGTGGAAAGTTTTTGATTTGA